The genomic window TTGCAACACCTTTGCTTTGCATGGAAATAACTTGCCTTACATAAATTGTATGTATGTGTCTAGTGTGATTGTCTGATTTTTGGTTGCcatacattacatttttttaaactttgaaatcACTTCTAAGTtgattcacatttttttcttattatctctccttttcttctgtcttctctttccTCAGTCAATTCATTAGTTGTCAATGAGGATGTTCCAAGGAAAGGACCATGcctcttaaaacaaaagaatgttTGTTCCATTGTTTAGGTGTGAAATCCCCTTAGATGAAATGCTGGTTTGCAGCTGATTCAGATCTCGACATATTTGATCATATTTTAGATTATTGCAGAATTActtataactttttattttggtcattaaaaaaacaaacaaacaaacaaaacaacaaaaaacacattaacctAATGTTATTCTGACAGTTTGCTAACACTGGCTTTCTCTTAGAGGAAATCGACTTTCAATCAGTTCTGATGCTTTCCCcctcttttcttgtttatttttatttgaacattGATCTGTAACATCTGAACAATCTTGAGATGCCTATCGTTGTGTAACTTCactgtgtttcttctgtttttaattttaaattttgttgttggtgggtttgttttgttttatttttaatggtgtcCTGATTTGGTTTGTTACAGCTTTGGTAATGTATGTGTGGTTGTGCTATATTGGTAAATTAAGCAAGTTATTTCctgccattttccttttcagttttttttttttttttttttttttttcctgttagcttTGCTTTGCACTTGTACCCTCAGATCTTGTGGATCCACCATTCCCGGTCCATTTTGTAGACCTTCCTACCACTGCAACCAAAGACTGTCATTTTCAGTCCTGATTACATTTTCCAATCTCTATTTTTGATTTCCATTTTACTTTCAATGTTTTTCATTCGCATCAAAGATGACGAGACAGAATCTACAGAAACATCTATCCTGAAAAGCCATCTGGTTAATGAAGTCCCTGTACTAGCCAGTCCAGACTTGTTGTCTGAAGTGTCTGAGATGAAACAAGATTTGATCAAAATGACTGCCATCTTGACAACTGACTCTTCTGATAAATCGGGCTCAATTAAAGTGAAAGATCTTGGAAAACCCACTGAAGAAGAGCCAGGAGAGCCTTTTGAAATAGTTGAAAGGGTGAAAGAAGACttagaaaaagtaaatgaaattcTTAGAGGGGGGTCCTACACCAGAGAAGAGCATGCTATGCAGAAGTCCCTTTCCAGACAAGAATTTGTAGAAGAAGAATGGGTCATTGTCAGTGATGAAGAGATTGAAGAGGCCAGAAGAAATGCTCCTTTAGAAGTCACTGAACCTACCTGTGTAGAAGTTGGGATAGACAAAGAGacaaaagagacagagaagaaGGACATGATGGGAATGGTAGATTACCTTAGTGACGATTTAAAAACATACCTTTCTCTTCATGAGGTACAGCCACAAGCCTTACAAGAAGACTTAGTAGAAGAGAGATTTGAAGCTGTAGTAATAAGCAGGGAGTCTGAAAAAGGAGGACAAGAATCTCCAACAACGGAAACACTAAGCCCTCAGGAGCAACACAAGCCTGCcttagaaattaaaaagccaGTTAGAACTAAACTGAGAgataagcaaaaacaaaaggaaagcaaggtgcaaagcaaagaagaaaaaccagGACTAACGAAGTGCAGTTCGGATGAGGCAGTACACGAGGAGGAACAAGGCTTAACACCGGCAGCTGCTCCTGAGGCTAAAGCTGTATCCCCTGTAATAGAGGAAACTCCTATTGGCTCAATAAAAGATAAGGTAaaagctcttcagaaaaaagTGGAAGATGAGCAAAAAGTACGTTCAAAACTACCTGTCAGAATTCAAACAAGAGAAGGCACTGCAGAAAAGGCTTCTAAAAAAACAGTACCAGTCAAAAAGCCAGCTGCACACAAAGCACAACCTCCCGTTTCACCTTCTTCTAAGACTGAGAGACTTGAAGAGACCATGTCAGTTCGTGAGCTGATGAAAGCCTTCCAGTCAGGTCAAGACCCATCCAAAAATATAACTGGACTCTTTGAGCACAAATCtgtcaaacaaaagcaacagcCCCCTGAGAAGGAAACCCCTCggaaaaaagcagtttcttcaCAAAGTGAAACAAAGCGAGTAACAAGCCACAAGACAGACAAACCAAAGGACAAACACAGCACTACgttaaaagcagagaaagagcCACAatcaaaaaaaggaagaacacagATTTCTACTGTTGAAATTACCAAGAAAACTGTAAGTAAAGACCAGGTaaaacagcagagcagcaaaaaACCAGCAGCCGAGCCTCTCTCTCCAGTATTTGTTGATCAAAGTGCCAAAGATTCAGCAGGTGTAAAGGGCAGGACTTCTGATGACCAAGCAGATACTGACTTTCAGATCAGCCCTGACAGAAAAACCTCAACAGACTTCTCTGATGTCATTAAAGAAGAACTTGAGGATAATGACAAATATCAACAATTCCGACATCTTTCAGTGACAGAGGAAGGCGAGCTTAACTTGGAGCAAGTCCTGACCAGTCCTTTCAATGTTGCTTTCCCGACAGAGTATGTAAAAGATGGATTCCTTCCTGCTCTTTCTCTGCAAAGTGCTGCTTTTGATGGGAGCTCAGAGAGCCTTAAACATGAAGGTGTGGCTGATTCTCCAGGCAGCCTACTTGATGGAACTCCTCAGATCAGCTCTGAGGAAAGTTATAAGCATGAGGGGCTGGCAGAGACTCCAGAAACAAGCCCTGAAagcctttccttctcaccaAAGAAAACTGATGGGCAAATTGAAGAAGCTAAAGGAGCAGCTAGAGCACATACAACTGCAGAAACATGTTCTCCGAAGGAACTCTCTccaaaggaagatgaaaaaggTATTACTGAAAAACAGCTAGATGCTGTAACTGAGACTAGTAAGTCTCATTCTGACCATGTATCAGAAGAGCTTGTACCTAAAGCCTCTGAAGAAGAGGCTGATAAACTTAAAGAAAGTAGCTCAGCTTCCATAATGAAAGATATTAGCAGGGATAAAGAATCCAGGACCACTGCACACTTAACTAAATCTTCCGAAACACATGACACTgctttagagaaagaaaaagatataacCTGTGAACGTCGTGTTGTGGTTAGAAGTCCCCAAAAATTGGAACTCTCACTTGCTAGCCATGATAGTGAAAGCTTTAGCCCAGTTGCAGATGACTCTTTGGCTATAAGTCATAAAGACTCATTGGAAGCAAGCCCAGTGCTAGAAGATAACTCATCACACAAAACGCCTGATTCTTTGGAGCCCAGTCCTATAAAAGAGTCTCCCTGCCGTGATTCCCTTGAAAGTAGCCCTGTAGAACAAAAAGTGAAAGCTGGCATTTTGGGGCAGGGTCCTCTTCAGTCTGTTCTTAGCAAAGGAGAAACCTGTCCAGAGCTGGCATCGGTGCGTTCCAGGATTCTCCGTGACCCAGAGGGGAGTGCTGATGATGACAGTCTAGAGCAAACATCTCTCATGGAGAGTTCAGGGAAAAGTCCTCTTTCACCAGAAACTCCCAGTTCTGAAGAAATTAGCTATGAAATCACACCTAAAACAGCAGACTCACAGGCACTGTCAAATATACGAAAGTCGGCCATGATACCTGAAGTCAGTGAAGAACCAGAGGATGACTGTGAAAGTGAACCAAGGAAAAGATTTACTCCTGAGGAGGAGATGTTTAAAATGGTAaccaaaatcaaaatgtttgatGAATTAGAAcaagaagcaaagcagaagcGAGATTACAAAAAGGATTGTAAGCAAGACGAATCTTCTGCAGTTGCTGATTCAGAAGCTGCATGTGAAGCTGAAGAACCAGAGTCAACAACTGTTGAAGAAAAAGTTATACCTACAGTAGTGATGTCTTCAGCAAAATCTAGAAAGAGTTCTTCCTCTTCAGAAAGTGAGCCAGAATTGACCGAGCTTAAAAAAGAAGCTGACTCAGGTTTCTTAATGGAGCCCACGATCCGAGTGCAGCCACCTTCACCATTACCATCCAGTATTGACTCCAGTTCTAGCCCTGAAGAAGGATGCTTCCAACCTATCGATTCAAAACAATGTTCTTCCAGGATAGGTGCCATTAAAGCAGAACAGGATAAGCCAACAGAAGATGACAAAGAGGAACCGTATGTCCTTGGGGACAGCTGTAAGGCTTCCACACAAGAATCTGGCACTTGCCATTCTGATGGTTGTGCACCAGCAGAAACTGACAAATCAAAACGTGATAGCACAGATGACAGTGAGATAGTTAGTCCTAATGCCCCAGTCACACAATTGCAGGGTTCTCCCTGCCATTCTTTTGGTGACAGTTCTTACAAAGAAGTTCATGTTGAGTCTTCACCAACACTAGAGCAATCTGATACTAATGAAAGTAGTATCAAAAGCACCACACTGTTAACACACTCAGATCTCATTGCTGAAGGAGCAGTGCTTGAGAAAGCAGGTGACGATTCTTGTGGACACAGTATCACGGAGTACTCTGTGCCACAAGATGGCAAACTGGTTGAAGGTGATCCCACTGACCATTCTGGTCTGGGGAGTGATTTGGCAAAAGTAGATACAGATCTTGAAACACCTCAAGGAGATACTCATATTGAGGAACCCTTGCCAGAGTATTCATCCCTCACCACTGAAACAGGGGAACTTGAAAGTTGTGTAGTGGAGGCTGCTGAAAGTAGTGCTCCTCATATAGTAAGCCCTTATGAAAATGTGTCTTCTGAACAATTTTTTACTGACTGTGAAGTTAAGGTAGGATCTGGTGAAAGTCTGCTATCTAAGGAAGACTATTCtactgaagaaggaaaagatcaGAGCAGTACCATTTTGCTTAGCAGAGACACGGGTAGCAAATATCAGTCTTCAGAGGAAGTATATATGGAAATAGAACCAAAACCAGaggatttatttcagaaaatctcACCAGGGTCTTCAGCATCAGATTCCACGAAGTTAGCTGAATCCACCATTGACAATGTaagaactgaaacagaaaaattgatCAGTCAAGTTGTCATCACCAAAACTGATGTGGATTCTGACATGTGGAGTGAAATACGTGAAGATGATGAAGCTTTTGAAGCTCGGGTGAAAGAAGAGGAACAAAAGATATTTGGTTTGATGGTAGACAGGCGATCCCAAGGCACAACACCTGATACAACACCAGCCAGAACACCCACGGAAGAAGGGACACCACTTAGTGaacaaaatccttttctttttcaggaaggaAAGTTGTTTGAAATGACTAGAAGTGGAGCCATTGACATGACCAAAAGGAACTATCCAGATGAAAGTTTTCACTTCTTCCAAATGGGGCAGCAGCCTCAGGAAGAACTTTCTTTAtgtgaagaaatgaaagaagcagCGGAAGTGGAATCTTCTAAGCCAGAGAGCTTACCAGATCCATTTCCCCCTTCAGAATCAGAGGACTTGGATATACAAGGAAAAGATGCACTGAAACGTTCACCCTCGCCGTCTGAGTCTTGTgataaatcagaagaaatgaGTGGTGAAGGTGTCAGCATAGGCACTGCAAAAGCAGAGCTTAAATCCAGAATTCCAATTAAAATGGGTATTTCAGCTTCTTCAAAATcaccaaagaaagaaactgctgccTCTGAAGCTGAGCCCTTCTCCGGAGCGGAGACTGACATGGTTGATAGCAGTCAGGTGCCTTGCCCTATGTCTCCTGAGCAGTCTGTGGTAGAAGATGAGTTAGGTTTTTCCAAGGTCACTAGATTGGTCTGTTCTGAACAGGATGAGGAGTCCCCAGACTCTTCACCAGAGGAACAGAGATCTGTGATTGAAATCCCTACTGCTTTAATGGAGAGAGTGCCTTCTTGTGAAAGCAAATCCAAAATTCCTGTAAGAACAGCTGCTACTGCATCACAATCATTGCAACAATTAGAAAACGAGAGCCTTCCCACTGATGGCTTTCTTGACAGTCTGCAGTGTGAAGGAAAAGATGACCAAGCAAAACCAAAGTCTAAAATTCCTGTCAAAGCAGCGCTCCAAAGAGCTGAACAACAGTATACATCCACAGACACACCTGTCCACAAGCTAGAGTCACCCAAAGCTCTTGACACGACAAGCAAACTACCTACAAAACAAGATAACCGAAGTAAATCTGAATCTGATGCAAGTGTTCCCATGGACCCAAAGATTAAACGCTCGATAAAAGCTAGGAGTTATGCAGAGGCAGAAGCAGAGACGAGGGAGAGGGAGATGAAGGTTGAGCTAGACTCAGAGGAGGCAACAACAGGAAGACTCAAGGTATTTTCATCACGGTTGCCAGTTAAAAGCAGGAGCACTACAGCCTCCCGCAGTGCTTTTAGTCCTACAAAAGAAAGTAAGGAACATTTTTTTGACCTTTACAAAAACTCCATAGAATTCTTTGAAGAAATTAGTGATGAAGCTTCTAAGTTAGTGGAAAGACTCACACAGTCAGAGAGAGAACAAGAATTAGTTTCAGATGACGAAAGCAGTAGTGCCCTAGAAGTTTCAGTTATTGAAAATGTGCCATCCATTGAGACTCAGCAGTCAGTTCCTGAAGACATCTTTGACACCAGACCCATTTGGGATGAGTCTGTAGAGACTCAGATTGAACGTATCCCTGATGACAATATCCATGACCATGCTGAAGGTATTTGCCAACGACTGGGATTCCCTGTGCGACGCATGTCataaattaaactttttgtttcttgttttctttggtgtgtgtgtgtgtatatgtaagTTTGTATACATGTGTGGTATTTTCTTGTAAGCTTTTGGTGGTtagttgtgtatttttttttctttataagctgtgtttgttttttgcgttgtgtctgtatttttcttgtctgtgaAATAATCTCAAGATTGCAAGCCATGTGTGCTTATGAGAAGTGTTACCTTAAACACAAACACttctaaaaatatgtatttaccATTAAACTGACCTTTCGGGTCATACGCATTTTGACTTTTGGCTTTCCCTGACCCTATTTttattagtaatttttttttttttttttttttttggcatcaaTTGAAACTGGAACAGGCAAATCcatcttctcttttgtttttaccCAAAGAAACATACAGAAGCTTTGAAGAATCAAGTTTGTCTTATTCCTTTTTTTGGCCATTTCTCTCTCATGAAAATTCTGTGTCACCAGAAACTTAAGTAGAAGTTGTCTGGTGTTTGGTCTTCCCCTCACTTACTTGCATACTGCCATTGGGTAGCTGTGATGGAAATCCAGTAGCTAAAATGAAGCCATATTTCACCAACTTCAATCAGTTTTCTGAATGTTTGCAATCCGTGTGTTCATTCAGGGAAAATCAAAACTCAAATTCTGACATCCTCAAATTAGCCTTGGGGATGGGAGGAACAGTGAAGTCTCACTGTTTCTGAAATAGACAGACTGGTGAATGAATGTCTGATTTTTCCTTGCCTTCAATGTAAGTCTTTTGTATCACTCCCTAGCTGAAAGAGTCAAAGCCATTTCAATTAttaatttccaaatgaaaactaTAACATGAAATGCCACATGGACTGTTTGAACAAAAGTTTCGCTaccacagaaagaaagcaattagAAGCACCAGTCCAGATGAATTTTGCAACCTTGGCATTTACTAAGGAGGCATGGAAATTTATAGCTCTTAACTTAGTTAGTCTTCACCTTAATGCTAGAATGAAGTTTTAGAATAAAACGCTTGGATAAAATAGTACAGTAGGCACTTCACTCCTTATTTAGATTTTTACATTAAAGTCTGATTTTCAAATGGGAAATGTAGATAGTTCTGTACTTTTGAAAAATCAAGctacctttttcttctttgttagACCTGGAGATTTGCAATCCTTACTGTAACTACCCAGTTGTAGCAGCCTGTCCTTGTTTAGATTAGagtagtcagaaaaaaatgctatccCTTCTAGGTCTTTATCACCTATGGAAATGCTTTTTGATTTGTAAAAGACAACTTGTGGCTGTTCTCTTTGACCTTTAGATCAACAGCATGATCAGGAAAGGACAGAGGAAAGACTGGCCCACATTGCTGATCACCTTGGATTCAGCTGGACAGGTAAAATGCACGTTATCTATTCTAGTGAGAAACAAGGCGAGCACTCCTcaatgtttttgtgtttctttcagaTGATTTCCTCATTCTCTAAAACTGTTTCATAGAAACACTTCAGTAGCTTATAGGAACTAGATTGTTTGCTGATTACTAAGATTCCTCTAGCCTGTTAGGTAAGAACTAAGATGAAGAGGTAACTCCTCTGTAGTTGTTGTGGTATCTCCAGAGGGAAAGCTCCTAGGTTGAGGAAGTGACAGCGTCGGCATACGTTACTTTACACTTTCTCACAAAGTGCGATGACTCTAGAACATAAACTGACTAGAAGATAGATGAATGAACATCGTTTGTGTTCTGGAAATCCTGAGCTGGAAGATTGCTATGGGGAAAGGTCAcatcagcttctttttttttttttatggaagctattttacttttctgtgtgcgtaggaaaaagaaatgaaaaaggtcATATTTGTAAAAATCACTCCAAGACAGCACAATTAACGTTCTGGGGGATAAGAGAATGAAATGCAGATCTGTGTCACTGACAATCATCCCAAAAGCATTTACAAGGAAAGAGCTATGGAGAAATCTCTCTGCTATGTTAAACTGTGCAATTCAACAGAAATTTAAATCAGGTCTATGCTTTTTTGTATCTAACCCTAGAGCAGTACCACACTGATGAACGTAAGTGGGGTTCTAGTGGTTAAAGAagaattgcattaaaaaaaaaaaaaagtgttaactACATGGTAATTGAGGTTGTGCTCTATACTGTTTTTATAAGCATCTTCAGAGAATAACAAAATATCACTGacatttttgtatattttactgATCTCCTCCTTTCCTGTCCTCTATTTCAATATTTCTCTATTTCAATCTATAGAGAACACTGGAAGTATATGTCACTTTTCCCAAGATGGATTATCTTTCAAGTCAGTAGGACTTAGATTTATGCAATGTAACAGATTAGGAATGtgctgattttttctttcatttttttttagtattaataGAAATGACTAGAcagatctgaaaacaaaactaaaaaacaatGGATACAGAATTGTCTGTTTTGATGagtattttacagaattttgGAGAGGACAGAGAAATACACCTGCAAAAGTATTCCTGTCTTGTGTTATGATAAAGATTGATTATGGTAAAAATGGCTGCGTCAAAAGTTACTTTGAGGGATAAAACAGTGCTTGGTTTTTGTTCAAACTTCCTTGACTACCTAGAACTTCAATCCGATATAATGTTACTGTGCATTTGTTCAAGGTTACAGTTGCACCAGTATACAAGCCAGTTTGGAAATAAGTTTATCTGGGTCCTGGGGACCAGGGTtcccccctgctccctcccttaAAATGTGGCACCCTCCATCATCCACCATAGTTATAATTACAGCGGAATAGAGTATGAGTCCTTCTTTGTGAGAGGAGCAGAAGTCTGGAGACCAGGAGTAATAGTAGGAATCTCTCAAATTTCCCTGTGGCTTTAAATCATTTGATTGCCTGTTTCTACGTACAGTCATGTCTTAGTTTAGTGGGAGAAAGCTGACCTTCATTCTGGATATAATACAGGCTGTTAAAgccatttctcttttctggacTGCAGTCTGAGCCTATGCTATGTCAGAAAGGCACTAGTTATTAGCCTCACATTTTAGTTTTTGGTTCTCAACTGTGATTCATAggcatttacttttcttttgatGAAACAAGTCCAGGGGAGTAATATGATTACTCTTTAATCCAGCCGTACAAAATGCCTTTACTCAAAATCAATTCTTTCACTGGATTTGGTGAGCATGGTGCTTTTGACAGAGCATGGTACTCTGTCATGGTTTTGTCAGTAGGGTTGTATCTCTGAGAAATGGTGCACACATTAAAGAAAAGCTGACATAGAGCCATCACTTCTAGGCATAATGCAATTATGAATTTGTCTTGAACCTCTTGTTTAACAGTGTCTAAACATAAGAAGGTGAatggaaacaaagagaaatgggTGTCAGAAAAGTTTGTAAACCATTTTGCTGTAGACTACCGTAAAATAGATGtaaggtgggggaaaaaaataaaagacatctttacagaaaatgatttatttttcagagctaGCAAGAGAActggatttcacagaagagcAAATCCATCAAATCAGGATTGAAAATCCTAATTCACTTCAAGACCAGAGCCACGCACTCCTCAAATACTGGCTTGAAAGGGATGGGAAACATGCAACAGGTTCATTACCAGTTATAGTACATCTACACTGTCTCAATATACAAGTGGGCCAATGTGTGTTAtaatccaaaaaataaaatacgtTTAAAATTTAGGCAGCGGGAAGAATGGCTATAGGTTGGGTTCTATTTTTAAGCTTGTCTCTATAACATCGTGTATCGTAGGATTCTGTTAGAGAGAATAGTTTAATATTGTTCATTTGGAGAACAACTTACAGCAAAGCAAGAGTGGAAAAATACTTAAGTTTCTTTtcctaaactaaaaaaaatacttggggGAACTAGACTAATTTGTGAAAGGAAAGACTAGATCAGAGGTAATTTTTGTGTGCAGCCCCTATCTTACATAGCCATGCTTCTAAATCAGTATCCTACATACATAATTCGTATTGAAAATAGAACGGAGAACATGTGAAGTTCTTAATTCAGCTACATGGTGTCATTTTAATGCCACAGATACAAATCTTACCCAGTGTCTTACAAAAATCAACCGAATGGATATTGTTCACCTAATGGAGACCAGCGGCATAGACTCCATGCAAGTTCACGGCACTCGCACGTATGCAG from Anas acuta chromosome 4, bAnaAcu1.1, whole genome shotgun sequence includes these protein-coding regions:
- the ANK2 gene encoding ankyrin-2 isoform X10, producing MAAPAPPAPGGGTSPPAGPPRLRQSDSNASFLRAARAGNLDKVVEYLKSGIDINTCNQNGLNALHLAAKEGHVGLVQELLERGSAVDSATKKGNTALHIASLAGQAEVVKVLVKEGANINAQSQNGFTPLYMAAQENHIEVVKYLLENGANQSTATEDGFTPLAVALQQGHNQAVAILLENDTKGKVRLPALHIAARKDDTKSAALLLQNDHNADVQSKMMVNRTTESGFTPLHIAAHYGNVNVATLLLNRGAAVDFTARNGITPLHVASKRGNTNMVKLLLDRGGQIDAKTRDGLTPLHCAARSGHDQVVELLLERGAPLLARTKNGLSPLHMAAQGDHVECVKHLLQHKAPVDDVTLDYLTALHVAAHCGHYRVTKLLLDKRANPNARALNGFTPLHIACKKNRIKVMELLVKYGASIQAITESGLTPIHVAAFMGHLNIVLLLLQNGASPDVTNIRGETALHMAARAGQVEVVRCLLRNGALVDARAREEQTPLHIASRLGKTEIVQLLLQHMAHPDAATTNGYTPLHISAREGQVDVASVLLEAGASHSMSTKKGFTPLHVAAKYGSLEVAKLLLQRRASPDSAGKNGLTPLHVAAHYDNQKVALLLLEKGASPHATAKNGYTPLHIAAKKNQMQIATTLLNYGAETNILTKQGVTPLHLASQEGHTDMVTLLLEKGSNIHVATKTGLTSLHLAAQEDKVNVAEILTKHGANQDAQTKLGYTPLIVACHYGNIKMVNFLLKQGANVNAKTKNGYTPLHQAAQQGHTHIINVLLQHGAKPNAITTNGNTALAIARRLGYISVVDTLKVVTEEITTTTTTVTEKHKLNVPETMTEVLDVSDEEAFKHSDDERFSDGEVYSCRGAVSRNSWSDDTMTGDGGEYLRPEDLKELGDDSLPSSQFLDGMNYLRYSLEGGRSDSLRSFSSDRSHTLSHASYLRDSAMIDDTVVIPSQQVTTLAKEVEKNSYRLSWGPENLDNVALSSSPIHSGCLSAKKETGSLLTRCSSPCLDHDNSSFLVSFMVDARGGAMRGCRHNGLRIIIPPRKCTAPTRVTCRLVKRHRLATMPPMVEGEGLASRLIEVGPSGAQFLGKLHLPTAPPPLNEGESLVSRILQLGPPGTKFLGPVIVEIPHFAALRGKERELVILRSENGDSWKEHFCEYTEDELNEILNGMDEVLDTPEELEKKRICRIITRDFPQYFAVVSRIKQDSNLIGPEGGVLSSTVVPQVQAVFPEGALTKRIRVGLQAQPMHTELIKKILGNKATFSPIVTLEPRRRKFHKPITMTIPVPKASSDGIMNGYGGDTPTLRLLCSITGGTTPAQWEDITGTTPLTFVNECVSFTTNVSARFWLIDCRQTQESVTFASQVYREIICVPYMAKFVVFAKSHDPIEARLRCFCMTDDKVDKTLEQQENFAEVARSRDVEVLEGKPIYVDCFGNLVPLTKSGQHHIFSFFAFKENRLPLFVKVRDTTQEPCGRLSFMKEPKSTRGLVHQAICNLNITLPVYTKESESDQEQEEEVDMTSEKNDETESTETSILKSHLVNEVPVLASPDLLSEVSEMKQDLIKMTAILTTDSSDKSGSIKVKDLGKPTEEEPGEPFEIVERVKEDLEKVNEILRGGSYTREEHAMQKSLSRQEFVEEEWVIVSDEEIEEARRNAPLEVTEPTCVEVGIDKETKETEKKDMMGMVDYLSDDLKTYLSLHEVQPQALQEDLVEERFEAVVISRESEKGGQESPTTETLSPQEQHKPALEIKKPVRTKLRDKQKQKESKVQSKEEKPGLTKCSSDEAVHEEEQGLTPAAAPEAKAVSPVIEETPIGSIKDKVKALQKKVEDEQKVRSKLPVRIQTREGTAEKASKKTVPVKKPAAHKAQPPVSPSSKTERLEETMSVRELMKAFQSGQDPSKNITGLFEHKSVKQKQQPPEKETPRKKAVSSQSETKRVTSHKTDKPKDKHSTTLKAEKEPQSKKGRTQISTVEITKKTVSKDQVKQQSSKKPAAEPLSPVFVDQSAKDSAGVKGRTSDDQADTDFQISPDRKTSTDFSDVIKEELEDNDKYQQFRHLSVTEEGELNLEQVLTSPFNVAFPTEYVKDGFLPALSLQSAAFDGSSESLKHEGVADSPGSLLDGTPQISSEESYKHEGLAETPETSPESLSFSPKKTDGQIEEAKGAARAHTTAETCSPKELSPKEDEKGITEKQLDAVTETSKSHSDHVSEELVPKASEEEADKLKESSSASIMKDISRDKESRTTAHLTKSSETHDTALEKEKDITCERRVVVRSPQKLELSLASHDSESFSPVADDSLAISHKDSLEASPVLEDNSSHKTPDSLEPSPIKESPCRDSLESSPVEQKVKAGILGQGPLQSVLSKGETCPELASVRSRILRDPEGSADDDSLEQTSLMESSGKSPLSPETPSSEEISYEITPKTADSQALSNIRKSAMIPEVSEEPEDDCESEPRKRFTPEEEMFKMVTKIKMFDELEQEAKQKRDYKKDCKQDESSAVADSEAACEAEEPESTTVEEKVIPTVVMSSAKSRKSSSSSESEPELTELKKEADSGFLMEPTIRVQPPSPLPSSIDSSSSPEEGCFQPIDSKQCSSRIGAIKAEQDKPTEDDKEEPYVLGDSCKASTQESGTCHSDGCAPAETDKSKRDSTDDSEIVSPNAPVTQLQGSPCHSFGDSSYKEVHVESSPTLEQSDTNESSIKSTTLLTHSDLIAEGAVLEKAGDDSCGHSITEYSVPQDGKLVEGDPTDHSGLGSDLAKVDTDLETPQGDTHIEEPLPEYSSLTTETGELESCVVEAAESSAPHIVSPYENVSSEQFFTDCEVKVGSGESLLSKEDYSTEEGKDQSSTILLSRDTGSKYQSSEEVYMEIEPKPEDLFQKISPGSSASDSTKLAESTIDNVRTETEKLISQVVITKTDVDSDMWSEIREDDEAFEARVKEEEQKIFGLMVDRRSQGTTPDTTPARTPTEEGTPLSEQNPFLFQEGKLFEMTRSGAIDMTKRNYPDESFHFFQMGQQPQEELSLCEEMKEAAEVESSKPESLPDPFPPSESEDLDIQGKDALKRSPSPSESCDKSEEMSGEGVSIGTAKAELKSRIPIKMGISASSKSPKKETAASEAEPFSGAETDMVDSSQVPCPMSPEQSVVEDELGFSKVTRLVCSEQDEESPDSSPEEQRSVIEIPTALMERVPSCESKSKIPVRTAATASQSLQQLENESLPTDGFLDSLQCEGKDDQAKPKSKIPVKAALQRAEQQYTSTDTPVHKLESPKALDTTSKLPTKQDNRSKSESDASVPMDPKIKRSIKARSYAEAEAETREREMKVELDSEEATTGRLKVFSSRLPVKSRSTTASRSAFSPTKESKEHFFDLYKNSIEFFEEISDEASKLVERLTQSEREQELVSDDESSSALEVSVIENVPSIETQQSVPEDIFDTRPIWDESVETQIERIPDDNIHDHAEDQQHDQERTEERLAHIADHLGFSWTELARELDFTEEQIHQIRIENPNSLQDQSHALLKYWLERDGKHATDTNLTQCLTKINRMDIVHLMETSGIDSMQVHGTRTYAEIEQTIGLDHSEGFSALQEDLFSSRHKQEQQHRISKDSDPTEHPPIVSEEDVSVSYSPFQDSTPRSEAELSMAELLRQAHKEQVESEFSGKPQDVPEKTSASQHEYFVTTPGTEQSAAPETGKAANEKSACFSVAKEEREKSSPRSPSSSQSSESPIIQEPEEPELHQDDVSPRRTSLVIVESTDEQPEKLGSGYEEESLEKELAEELGELETSSDEDEVVTTRVIRRRVIIQADSMPEMPPETVTEEQYTDEHGQTVVKKVTRKIIRRYVSPDGTEKEDIIMQGTPQEPVTVEEGDGYSKVLKRVVLKSDSEQSEVTLSEPGVLPSASNFQSEPVEGRKVSKVIKTTVVQGERTEKHLGDASLATDLPSAKEDFEEALSYTGNQMKVQLPALVEKEIMKEDGSIIKRTMLNKASTQKRTVMKDRYGKHVHIEELDDTPEALPQDDLQHDLQQLLRHFCKEDWKQDAK